A window of the Cannabis sativa cultivar Pink pepper isolate KNU-18-1 chromosome X, ASM2916894v1, whole genome shotgun sequence genome harbors these coding sequences:
- the LOC133031672 gene encoding homeobox-leucine zipper protein ATHB-8 has protein sequence MMAVTSSCKDGTKIAMDNGKYVRYTPEQVEALERLYHDCPKPSSMRRQQLIRECPILSNIEPKQIKVWFQNRRCREKQRKEASRLQAVNRKLTAMNKLLMEENDRLQKQVSQLVYENSYFRQQTQNATLATTDTSCESVVTSGQHHLTPQHPPRDASPAGLLSIADETLAEFLSKATGTAVEWVQMPGMKPGPDSIGIVAISHGCSGVAARACGLVGLEPTRVAEILKDRPSWFRDCRAVDVINVLSTGNGGTIELLYMQLYAPTTLAPARDFWLLRYTSVLEDGSLVVCERSLNNTQNGPSMPVVQNFVRAEMLPSGYLIRPCEGGGSIIHVVDHMDLEPWSVPEVLRPLYESSTLLAQNTTMAALRHLRQISQEVSQPNATGWGRRPAALRALSQKLCKGFNEAVNGFTDEGWSMLESDGIDDVTLLVNSSPSKIMGANISYANGFPSASNSVLCAKASMLLQNVPPAVLLRFLREHRSEWADSSIDAYSAAAIKAGPCSLPGTRAGSFGGQVILPLAHTIEHEEFMEVIKLENMGHYRDDMIMPVDIFLLQLCSGVDENAVGNCAELVFAPIDASFSDDAPILPSGFRIISLDSGTDSPSPNRTLDLASALEVGPAANRASGDNAGNSGSRKSVMTIAFQFAFEMHLQESVAAMARQYVRSIIASVQRVALALSPSGLSTHTGLRPPPGTPEALTLSTWISQSYRCYLGVELLKNEGSESILKSLWQHLDAILCCSLKAMPVFTFANQAGLDMLETTLLALQDITLEKIFDDNGRKTLCSEFPQIMQQGFMCLQGGICMSSMGRPVSYEQAVAWKVLDEKENAHCICFMFINWSFV, from the exons ATGATGGCTGTGACTTCATCCTGCAAAGATGGGACCAAAATCGCCATGGACAATGGCAAGTACGTGAGGTATACGCCGGAACAGGTGGAAGCCCTCGAGAGGCTCTACCATGATTGCCCGAAGCCCAGTTCCATGCGCCGCCAGCAGCTCATAAGAGAGTGTCCCATCCTCTCCAATATCGAGCCTAAGCAGATCAAGGTCTGGTTCCAGAACCGAAG ATGTAGAGAGAAACAGCGGAAAGAAGCGTCAAGATTGCAGGCTGTGAATAGGAAACTCACAGCGATGAATAAGCTTTTAATGGAGGAGAACGATAGGTTGCAGAAGCAAGTCTCTCAACTGGTTTACGAGAACAGTTACTTTCGTCAACAAACCCAAAAT GCGACCCTTGCTACGACGGATACGAGTTGTGAATCGGTGGTGACGAGTGGTCAACACCATTTGACTCCTCAGCATCCCCCAAGGGATGCCAGCCCTGCAGG ACTTCTGTCCATTGCAGATGAAACTTTAGCAGAGTTTCTTTCAAAGGCCACTGGAACTGCTGTGGAGTGGGTCCAAATGCCTGGGATGAAG CCTGGTCCGGATTCCATTGGAATCGTTGCTATTTCTCACGGTTGCTCTGGTGTGGCAGCACGTGCATGCGGTCTCGTGGGTTTAGAACCTACTAGA GTTGCTGAAATCCTCAAAGATCGGCCTTCATGGTTTCGTGATTGCCGTGCTGTGGATGTTATTAATGTGTTGTCTACTGGAAATGGTGGGACTATTGAACTGCTTTATATGCAG ctCTATGCACCAACTACTTTGGCTCCAGCTCGTGATTTCTGGTTGCTGCGCTACACATCAGTTTTGGAAGATGGTAGTCTCGTG GTGTGTGAAAGATCACTTAACAACACTCAGAATGGGCCGAGCATGCCAGTGGTACAGAATTTTGTTAGAGCAGAGATGCTACCAAGTGGATATCTGATACGACCTTGTGAAGGTGGTGGGTCCATCATTCATGTGGTTGACCATATGGATTTGGAG CCATGGAGTGTGCCTGAAGTACTACGCCCACTCTATGAGTCATCAACATTGCTTGCGCAGAACACAACAATGGCT GCATTACGCCATTTGAGGCAGATTTCTCAAGAAGTTTCTCAGCCAAATGCAACAGGCTGGGGGAGAAGACCTGCAGCCCTTCGTGCACTTAGTCAGAAACTGTGCAA GGGTTTCAATGAAGCAGTGAATGGATTTACGGATGAAGGGTGGTCTATGCTAGAAAGTGATGGCATTGATGATGTTACCCTTCTTGTAAATTCGTCTCCTAGCAAGATTATGGGTGCAAATATTTCTTATGCCAATGGATTCCCATCTGCAAGCAACTCAGTATTATGCGCCAAAGCATCCATGTTGTTGCAG AATGTTCCTCCAGCTGTACTTTTGAGATTTCTGAGAGAGCACCGATCAGAGTGGGCAGACAGCAGTATTGATGCTTACTCAGCTGCTGCTATTAAAGCTGGTCCATGTAGCTTACCAGGAACTCGAGCTGGAAGTTTCGGGGGTCAAGTTATTCTTCCTCTGGCTCACACAATTGAGCATGAAGAG TTCATGGAGGTGATTAAGCTCGAAAATATGGGTCATTATCGGGATGATATGATTATGCCTGTTGACATCTTTCTATTGCAA CTTTGTAGTGGAGTGGATGAGAACGCTGTTGGTAACTGTGCTGAACTCGTCTTTGCTCCCATTGATGCCTCCTTCTCTGATGATGCACCTATCCTACCTTCTGGATTCCGCATCATTTCTCTAGATTCTGGGACG GATTCCCCTAGTCCTAACCGAACACTTGATCTTGCGTCTGCTCTAGAAGTTGGGCCAGCTGCGAACAGAGCTTCTGGTGATAATGCTGGTAATTCTGGCAGTAGAAAGTCTGTGATGACAATAGCATTCCAGTTTGCATTTGAAATGCACCTTCAAGAAAGCGTAGCAGCTATGGCTAGGCAGTATGTTCGGAGTATTATAGCATCAGTTCAGAGAGTGGCACTGGCTCTCTCGCCTTCTGGTTTGAGCACTCATACTGGTCTTCGTCCGCCACCTGGAACTCCTGAAGCACTGACACTGTCTACTTGGATTTCTCAGAGCTACAG GTGCTATCTAGGGGTGGAACTACTGAAAAATGAAGGAAGTGAATCCATTCTCAAGTCCCTTTGGCAACATTTGGATGCAATCCTGTGCTGCTCTTTGaag GCAATGCCGGTTTTCACTTTTGCAAATCAGGCAGGACTGGACATGCTTGAGACAACCTTACTTGCACTTCAAGACATTACATTGGAAAAGATATTTGATGACAATGGAAGGAAGACCCTTTGCTCAGAGTTCCCTCAGATAATGCAGCAG GGCTTTATGTGCCTCCAAGGTGGAATCTGCATGTCAAGCATGGGGAGGCCAGTTTCGTACGAGCAAGCTGTCGCATGGAAGGTTTTAGACGAAAAAGAAAATGCTCACTGCATCTGTTTCATGTTTATTAATTGGTCTTTCGTATGA